AAAGAGGAAGAAGCTGTTGTCTCCTGCTAGGCATTCTTATAGGCACTAGTAACCGGAGCTGGATTGTTTGTGGAGATATTCGTCCCCAAAATCGGCATAAGCATTTTTCACCGAAGGAGCATAGCGACGTAATACCGGGATGGTTACAGTAAAATTGCTCCCTCTACTGTCAAGATAGGAAGGGTTTGACAATAGCTGGGAGGTTATCGAGTTCATAGAGCATCTCCTTCTCTGGGGATCAACCTTCCTTCTACAATAGTAGAATCCGTTAGCTTGACTATCCACTAGTAGATTTTGGGTGGAATACACCCGTACTCAGCAGGATTCATTGGATCTTTACTATCGTCCTTCTATGCCGTGCATACAGAACCAGCCACCCTCAAGATCATGATCCTTGAACACTGGGCAGCCAAAGCAGTTGCATCCTTTGTCTTGAATTTCTTCGGTTGGTTTTTCCGATTTACCACGAGCACAGAAAAGAGCGTGAGGTTCAACTTTGTTCAGTTCGTTAGGTTTGAATGTGGGACATGGACCGCAAAATTGACGGCATATATTCATATTCTCCTCATTATCCTCGACTTTCTTTGGCACGTGTTTTTCTCCTGGACTAACATTCTTAGTCCACGAACTAACTCGCGACAGTTCGTATAAGTCTTCTTGAACATAGTATTTCGATTATTTGAATAACCAATGGTGAATGATATCAATCAATTTCTTTAGCGAGATGTTGATGGGTGCATATTATGGAGCTTCCTGGTATAACAACAGATCAAATGAGAGAAGTAGATCGAATAATGGTGGAAGAACTCGATATCACCATTGAAACAATGATGGAGTTAGCGGGATACAATTTCGCACGGCTTGCCGTGAAGTTTCTGTCTTCGACTTCTACTAGGATTCTTGTGATTGCTGGGTCTGGCAATAATGGTGGAGGCGGGGTTGCTGCCGCTCGTCGTTTAGCAGGTTGGGGATTTGAATCGACCATCTATTTTCCGAGGGGCATCAATCAACTTGGGAATGTACCGCGTTTGCAATACAATCGAGCTAAAAACTTAGGAATTCAGTCTTCTAGCGGCCTCCCTGCTCTTGAAACAAGCAAGAATGCCCTCGTCCTTGACACTTACCTAGGATATGGGTTTAGCAACAGAGACGACGAAATCACAGACAACGTCTTCAGTTTTCTCCGAGAATGTTCGTTTGTTTTGAGTCTTGATATTCCTTCAGGTCTAGATTCTGATAATGGCTGCTCCTACAGTCAGTTCAGCCCCAAAGCAACCATGGCTATTGCGTTTCTCAAACGAGGAATGCTTGAATGCGATTCTGACTTTCTTGGAAATCTGTTTGTCGCAGATATTGGCGTACCGAGTACGATCTTTCTCTCTTGTCTTGGAATCACTTGGAACAAAGACTATTCGGAAGAAAGTCTGAATGAACTGTATGGGCTTTTTTCAAAAGATTCTCTTCTAAGAGTGAAACTGTTAGGTTCTACTCCGCCTTTCTCTTGGTGTACTCGTATGTTGGACACATAGGGAATTTATCTAGTCTTGCTGGAACCTTGCCGGGATCTACACTCTGACCAAATGAATCATGTATTTCCTAAGAGATACAAAACAAAAAGCACATAGTCGTGTGAAAACCTCGGAAACCATATTTGTAGAATCACATAATCTGCGAAATTGCCGGTCTCTTGTTTTAATCCTTCAGGAAGTGTCTTTTCCACCCTTTATCTGAAAGCTCTAAGGCATCGAGTAAACCTAGGCGTTTCCTGCCTAACTATGGAAGTGTAACCGGTTTT
Above is a genomic segment from Candidatus Thorarchaeota archaeon containing:
- a CDS encoding NAD(P)H-hydrate epimerase; translated protein: MELPGITTDQMREVDRIMVEELDITIETMMELAGYNFARLAVKFLSSTSTRILVIAGSGNNGGGGVAAARRLAGWGFESTIYFPRGINQLGNVPRLQYNRAKNLGIQSSSGLPALETSKNALVLDTYLGYGFSNRDDEITDNVFSFLRECSFVLSLDIPSGLDSDNGCSYSQFSPKATMAIAFLKRGMLECDSDFLGNLFVADIGVPSTIFLSCLGITWNKDYSEESLNELYGLFSKDSLLRVKLLGSTPPFSWCTRMLDT
- a CDS encoding DUF2769 domain-containing protein, which translates into the protein MNICRQFCGPCPTFKPNELNKVEPHALFCARGKSEKPTEEIQDKGCNCFGCPVFKDHDLEGGWFCMHGIEGR